In Zea mays cultivar B73 chromosome 7, Zm-B73-REFERENCE-NAM-5.0, whole genome shotgun sequence, the following proteins share a genomic window:
- the LOC100272358 gene encoding uncharacterized protein LOC100272358, whose translation MAMRHRARSSPTSPLTPSSSARTNKILGFSVSLILINLASIMERADENLLPAVYKEVSAAFNAGPADLGYLTFVMNFLKSIASPLAGILALHYDRPIVLAIGTVFWALSTGAVGVSQRFGQVAFWRAVNGLGLAIVIPALQSFIADSYKDGTRGAGFGLLSLIGAVGGIGGSILATIMAGKDYWGFPGWRVAFMMVALVSLIIGILVYLYATDPRRIPGNRLLDEDEYERLHLSSKDVLPPPSIWRDSWVATRSVMKVKTFQIIVLQGIIGSLPWTAIVFFTMWFELIGFDNNSSAALNSLFAIGCASGAFIGGVIADHLSKYFPDSARVMCAQFSAFMGIPFSWILLTVIPQSVDYWYAFAVTLFFMGITISWCATSANNPMFAEVVPPKHRTMIYAFDRAFEGSFASLAAPAVGLITEKIYGYDTKTVNLANGSAEGAYALSRGLLTMMIVPFGVCVLFYSPLYLVFKHDRENAKFASFKEQELV comes from the exons AACAAACAAGATACTTGGTTTCTCTGTATCTCTCATCCTCATCAATCTGGCTTCAATTATGGAGCGTGCTGATGAGAATCTCCTTCCAGCAGTTTACAAGGAAGTCAGTGCAGCCTTCAATGCTGGTCCTGCAGATCTGGGATACCTCACCTTTGTAATGAACTTTCTGAAGTCAATAGCATCTCCCTTGGCAGGTATCCTTGCTCTGCACTATGATCGGCCAATAGTGCTTGCAATAGGGACTGTTTTCTGGGCCTTATCAACAGGGGCTGTCGGTGTTAGCCAGCGTTTTGGGCAGGTTGCATTCTGGAGAGCCGTAAATGGCCTAGGGCTTGCCATTGTAATACCAGCGCTTCAGTCGTTCATTGCTGATAGCTATAAAGATGGTACGCGTGGTGCAGGGTTCGGTTTGTTAAGCCTCATTGGCGCTGTAGGTGGTATAGGTGGTAGTATTTTGGCAACAATCATGGCTGGAAAGGACTATTGGGGATTCCCAGGATGGCGTGTTGCATTTATGATGGTCGCACTTGTCAGCTTGATAATTGGAATTCTTGTGTACTTATATGCGACTGATCCAAGAAGAATACCTGGCAATCGCCTTCTTGACGAAGATGAGTATGAGAG GTTGCATCTATCAAGCAAAGATGTTCTTCCTCCGCCTTCTATCTGGAGGGATTCTTGGGTGGCAACAAGATCTGTCATGAAAGTGAAGACGTTTCAGATCATTGTCCTGCAAGGGATCATTGGCTCGTTGCCGTGGACTGCTATAGTTTTCTTCACAATGTGGTTCGAACTCATTG GTTTTGACAACAACAGCTCAGCAGCACTGAACAGCCTCTTCGCCAtcgggtgtgccagcggagcatttATTGGCGGGGTGATAGCAGATCACCTGTCAAAGTACTTCCCAGATTCGGCACGGGTCATGTGTGCCCAGTTTAGTGCCTTCATGGGCATCCCGTTTTCTTGGATCCTCCTCACAGTCATCCCCCAGTCAGTTGACTACTGGTATGCCTTCGCCGTCACGCTTTTCTTCATGGGCATCACGATAAGCTGGTGCGCCACCTCGGCAAACAACCCCATGTTCGCCGAGGTGGTCCCTCCCAAGCACCGCACCATGATCTACGCCTTCGACCGCGCGTTCGAGGGCTCATTCGCCTCGTTGGCTGCCCCTGCCGTGGGCCTAATCACCGAGAAGATCTATGGCTATGATACCAAGACCGTGAACCTTGCGAACGGGTCAGCGGAAGGGGCGTACGCGCTCTCAAGGGGGCTGCTGACCATGATGATCGTGCCTTTCGGTGTGTGTGTCCTGTTCTACAGCCCCCTGTACCTTGTGTTCAAGCACGACAGAGAGAACGCTAAATTTGCCAGCTTCAAGGAGCAGGAGCTAGTATGA